The window CCCCGCTAAAGAGCGCTACCTTCACGCTGGCAATCCTATACTTAGGCGTAATTTCATCGCTGCTGACCACCCTGACGTCCAATTATATTTTGTCCAAAATCGAAGCTTCGCGGATGAGTGTCTTCACGAATCTCTCGACTCTGGTCTCAATCGCAGCGGGAGCCTTGTTCCTGGGAGAAGAGGTAACCCTATACCACTGGATCGGATCCGCACTGATTATTGCCGGGGTACTGGGGGCAAATATGTTCGGGCGGGGGCAGACACCTGCTTCTCAGCAAGCCTCACGCCGGGAGACAGCACTAAAGAATTTCCGGTAACATAATTGTGTCGCTCTTCTTCATAATAAGGCTGCCCTTTTCCGTTCCCGTCGTATGACATTAAAAAGCAGACGGCCGGAAATCCGGCCGCCCGCAAGTGGCGTTATGCTATTCGATTACAACCCTTTTTTCTTGAGGTCCTCCAGATGGCGCTGGTACATCACTTTTTCTACTTTTTCCGCGCCGACCTGATCCATTTGCTTCACGAATTCATTGTAGGCAGAATCGAACTCTGCATCAGATTTGGACAGGATCAGCTTCGGAATTGTTTTGTTCCACAGATCCTTAACCTTCGCATTGATAGTGCCTTCGGCGGTTGCACCGTCGGGCTCAAGATTCTCCATGCCGAGTGAATAGTTGTCGAAGTTATATTTCTCCAGCATCTTCATCGCTTCATATTGTACCGGCTGGCTTTCCTTCAAATCACGGGCAGAAGCGTCATCCCACAGCTTGCCGGCTCTGAAGAGCAGTGTGGAGTCGTTGAAGCCATATTTGGAATTGAAGGTGGCGTTGTCTTTTACCGACATGTCCAGAATATCCTGTTTGTACTTTGGAAGACCGTCAACCATATCATAGGTTTCACCTTCGGTACCGTATCTCATATCCATTTGCCCTTCATCCGACCAGGCGTATTCGGCGAACTGGATGATGCGTTCCGGATTTTTGGCATTTTTGGTGATGAACAGACCTTGCCAGCCCATCAGGCGGGATGCCGGATAACGAGGGTCTTGGCCGTTAACCTTCAGGCCGTCCAGAATTGTGTACGCTTGTTCCTTGCCGAGTGTGCTTTCGATCTTCGGATTATATTGGGTATACATGTTGTTCATGTACTGGGAAGCGACTGCATATTGCGCGCCGTACAGCTTTTCTTCGTATTGCTCCTGCTTGTAAATCAGCAGCTGCGGATCGAACAGGCCTTCAAGGCTCAGCTTGTTCAGGAAACGGAAGGCGTCGATGAACCCTTTGTTGCGCATCGGGTACTGCACGATTTGCTGGTCGTCCTTCACTTGCTCTTCAAGCAGATGCGGGGAGAAGGAATAGATCAAATAGTCCATAGAGTTGCTGCCGTGGAAGCCATTCTTCGCCACATCGAAAAATTCCACGCCCACCGGACTGACATCCGGGAATTTCTCTTTGGCCAGCTTAAGCGCACTCACTAGATCATCCGGTGTTTGAATGGCCGGGCTGCCGATCGCCGCATAAATATCGGAGCGGATAAACCAAGGCCGGATTGGCGTGATCGGTACGCCGCTGGTCAGTCGGTCTGCGGTTTCGTACAGGTTCGGCAGATACCAGAGCTTGCCGTCGATGGAATGGTATTTAACCATATCCGGGTCCAGCTGAGCTTTGAAGTCAGGCGCATATTTCTCCATCAGCTCATCCATGGAATAGACCATGCCATTCTTGATCAGCTTCGTCACGGCCGGATTGTTCCAGTCCAGCATGATGGTATCGGGAAGATCTCCCGAAGCAATCATCGTGTTCAGGTAGTCATCATCGCTGCCGGTTGCAAGCTTGCGGTCAATGGTAACGCCCGTTTTTTCGGTAGCAAGCTTCATGGCAAATTGGTCTTTCCACAGATAATTGGATGCCCAGTTGCCATAGAAATATTGGGTGAATGTGAACGGGGATGTATCCTTCTGCCACGATGGGCCGTTACTCTCTGCCGGTGCAGACGCCTGCGCATTGCCGCTGTTCGCCGCAGCGGTTTCCGCTGGTGTATTCGTGTTGTTATTCGCGCTGTTGCCGGAACCGCAGCCTGCGAGCATACTCATAGCCAGAATGGCAAGCGCGCTTATCTTTAAGCCTTTCCCTTTCATACTCTAACCCCCTTGATATTTGGTCTTGCTCTATACATGAACGCCCGGTCCGGAATTCTTCCGGCTTACCCTTTCACCGAGCCAATCATGACTCCTTGGACAAAATACTTCTGGACGAAAGGATACGTAAATACGATCGGAAGCGTCGTAATTACCATCGTCGCCAGTTTCAGCGAGGCTGCCGAGACGGCTCCGTAGCCAAGCTGGCTGGCCAGCTGGCTGACATTGCTGTTGGAGCTGATAATCTGCATTAGAATCTGCTGCAGTGTCAGCAGCTTGTCTCCGCCGAACAGCATCGCATCGTACCAGGAATTCCAGTGGAACACGGCGTTGTACAGCGCAATCGTCGCCAGCACCGGCTTGGATACCGGGAGCACCAGCTGGAAAAAGATCCGCAGATCATTGGCCCCATCAATTTTGGCCGACTCCTCGATTTCTTTCGGCAAAGCCTTGAAGAAGGTAAGCATAATGATTGCGTTAAACACATTAAACAGATTAGGGATAATATAGACAAGGAAATGACCTTTCAGATGAAGGTATTTCGCCACTACTAAATAGTAGGGAATAATTCCGCCGCTGAAATACATGGTAACAATTGCCATGATCAGGAAAACCCGCCGGCCGACCAGCTCCGTCTTCGAAATTCCGTAAGCGAAGGCGCCGGTGAACAACACGGCGGTCGCCGTGCCGAGAATGGTCCGGGCCAGCGTAACAATGAAGGCACGCAGCATGTTCTCGTCCTGAAACACAATCCGGTAGTTGTCGATGGAGAATACCCGCGGCCAGAAGGTAATGCCGCCCCGCGCCGCATCCGCAGGATCATTGAATGACGTAATCAGGATGTTATAAAACGGATATAGGGTGATCAGGCACAGGGCGAGCATCACAATGATGTTGAACACATCGAAGGCTCTGCTGCCTAAGCTTCGTGAATGGGTTAGCATGCTTACTCTCCTCCTATCCTAGAACAGGCTTTCTTTGGTGATTTTGTTTGATGTGAAGTTGGCGATGTACATTAGGACAAAGGCGACAATGGACTGGAATAGTCCAATGGCGGTTCCGTATGAGAAGCGTCCGGCGACCAGCCCCATTTTGTAGGAATAGACAGACAGTACATTAGCCGCATCCTGTGTCAGGGAATTCTGCATCATGAACATTTGGTCGAAGTTGGAGTTGACCAGCCCGCCGATGGACAGGATGAGCAAAATAATAATGGTCGGCTTGAGCGCAGGCAAAGTAATATGCCAGACCCGCCGGAAACGGTTCGCTCCGTCCACTACAGCCGCTTCATAAAGCTGCGGATCAATGCCGGCGATGGCTGCCAGATAGATGATGGAGTTCCAGCCGATATTTTTCCAGATTTCCGTAAATACCACGAGCACCAGGAAGGAATGTGAATCCCCCATCAGCATGGTATCGCTTCCAATAATACCGAGATTGACCAGCAGCTTGCTGATTACGCCGGTATCCGGATCAAGCAGCGTATACATAAAGCCTACAACGAGCACCCATGAGACAAAGTAAGGGAGATAGGTGAGTGACTGGACAATACGCTTGAAGCGCTTGAAGACGAGTTCATTTAACAGCAAGGCTAGAATAATCGGGGCCGGAAAGCCAAACACCAGTTTAGCGATGCTAATCTTAAATGTGTTGTAAAGAGAGTCTCTGAAAGTCGGGTCGGCGAAAAGCTCACGGAAATTGCCGAACCCGAGCCATGGGCTGTGAATAAAGCCCTGGAACGGCGTGTATTCCTGAAAGGCGATGATCAGGCCGTACATCGGAATGTAATTGAACACAATCATCCATAAAACGACAGGCAATGTCAAAATCAACAAATAGCGCTGCTGCCAGATCCGGTTTCTCAGCCTGTGCTTGGCGGGTATGCTGCTCATGGTCCTACTTCCTTTCCTACAGTGTGGTTTCTTTTGTCTATACATTTATTATAAAAACGGTTTCAACGCCGAGATATACAAAAAATACACGCAGGTATCAAAAACGAACGATGTTTGAAAGCGTTATCTTTTTTCCTGGCCTTATTTTGCCTCCTGACGCAAAAACCCCATCCGCTAAGCGGACAGGGTAAATGGCAGTGCCTCATTAACAGTTATGCAAAAAGCTTAGCGCTGTGAAACGATCTGATATTCTCCCGGCGACATGCCGTAGGCCTGCTTAAACAGGGTCCCGAAATAGGAGGTATTGGGGATGCCGACCTTCTCGGCGATCACGGAAACCCGCAGCTTCGTCGTCCGCAGCAGATCCTCGGCCCGCGACAGCCGGTAATCCTGGATATATTCAATCGGGGTCCGGCCCGTATTCTTCTTAAAGAGCATGCCGAGATGATTCGGGGAGACGAATACCTCTGCCGCTAGATAGGCCAGGCTGAGCTCAGGGTTGCCATAACGCTCTTCCACCAGCCGGATGACGCGGTGGGCCACATACTCGTCTTTGTGCTCCCGCTTCTCCTGAAGCCTGGAAGCAATGTCCTGAAGCCGGGACAGCATCTGCTTCTTCATCTGTTCCCGGCTCTCGCAGGCCAGCAGCTCTTCCAGGCTGCCCGGCGCTTTATCCGGCTGGCCCGGATGACCCGGAGCGGCCAGCGCCTGCAGATGATCGATCAGCCCGCTCAGCAGTCCCCCGACATAGGGCCGTCCGGCTCCGGGATACGCGGCGATCAGGTCAAACACTTCCTCGGTTACCGCCCCAGCCTCCTGTAACCGGCCGTTTCCCAGAGCGGAGCGTATACGCTTCTCCAGCTCCTTGAATCCGCGGCTCAGCCCTTCCGGATCCAGTGCGAATCTCATACGCGCTGCTTCCTCTTCTTCGGCAGCGACAATACCAGACAGGCCGTTCCATACCGCATGTCTTAGCGAGCGGGCGGCCTGTACACAGGCTTCGGGCAATTGCTCCAGCAGCTGCGCGGAATACCCGCATACCAAAATCCAGCCTCCGTCCGCGCTGTTCCCCAGTGCTTGCGGGTCTGTCCCCTCCTCCCCGGCCAGCCCGCTCCACAGCAAATGCGCCAGCTCCTGCTGCCGCTTCTCTTCCCCCGCATCCAGCGCGTACAGCAGCGCGAAGCCGGCATTCCCGCCTTCTGGAAGTGCCACTGCCAGTACCGGTAAGCCCAGCGCTTCTTCCGCCCGGCGTTCCAGCCGTTCATTCCCTATATCAGCCGGAGTGCGCACCGCTACAAGCGCATAGGCTTCGGGTGTCTGCTCCCCATACCGGGTAAGGTAGAGCTCCAGTTCTGCTGCCACCCCAAGCCCCTCTGTCCGGCCTGACAGCAGATCGCCCAGTGCATGGCGGAGAAACGCCAAATGTCCGGCTTCCAGCAGGTCCAGCTTATGCGCTTCTTCAAGCCGCAGCAGCCGTTCCTCCTGACATCTGGCGACTACCCGTGTCATCACAGCGAGCATTTCCTGCTCTTCAACGGGCTTGAGCAGATATTCCGCCGCATGAAAGCGAATCGCCTCACGGGCGTATTCGAAGTCGTCATAGCCGGTCAAAATGACGATATGCACCTGCGGCAGCTTGTCCCGGATCTGCTTCGCCATATCCAGACCGTTCATTCCCGGCATCTGGATGTCCGTAACGATGATATCAGGCTGCAGCAGAAGCGCTTTTTCCAGGCCGTCGATACCGTCAAAGGCAGTCTCTACGGTCCCTACTCCAAGTGCGGGCCAGTCCAGAAATTCTACCAGCCCTTCGCGCTCCCAGCGTTCATCCTCAACAATCAGCATTGTAAACATTAGATTAGCCTCCTGGCTTTGAAGGAGATGGTAATGACTGTACCGATTCCCGGCCTGCTGAACAGCTCCAGCCGGTATTCTTCCCCGTAATGCGAGCGCAGCCGGCTCGTAATATTCGCGAGCGCATACCCGCTGCCGGCCGATTCTAGCGGACGTTCTTCCCTGACATCAGCCAGCCGCTGCCGCGCCATGCCCACACCGTCGTCGATAATCCGCAGCACGACCCAGCCGTCTTCCACGCCCGCTTTAATGATGATGGTACCGTGGGAGCGTTTCGGTTCGATGCCGTGGACGAGCGCATTTTCCACCAGCGGCTGCAAAATATTTTTCAGCGTGACAAACTCCAGGACGGCGTCCTCAATTTCGAATACCGCATCAAAGCGCTCCTCGAAGCGGAATTTCTGAATCACCAGATAGGCCTTGACCATCTCCAGCTCACCCGCGACCAGCGTCTCCGAGCTCCCCTTATTCAGCACCAGCCGGTAAAATTTAGCCAGCGAATCCGAAATCCGGGTAACATCCGGAGCGTTCGCCTTGCGTGCCGCCCAGGAGATCGTCGCCAGCGTGTTGTACAAAAAGTGCGGATTAATCTGCGCTTCGAGTGCCTTTACCTCCGCCTCTCTTTCCAGCAGCTCGGATTTGTACACCCGTTCGACCAGATCGTGAATCCGCCGGGTCATATGATTGAAGCTGTGGGTCATCTGTGAAAATTCATCATTGCCCGTGACGGGAACCGAAACGCTAAGCGAATCTTCACGCACCTGCTTCATGGCTTTCAGCAACAGCTTCATCCGGGACAGCAGCTTGACCGTAACAAAATAAACGAGAAGGCTCAGCAGCAGCAGCGCTGCAGCCAGCACAATTAAGGTGGTATACAGCGAATCCTGTACCTTATCCACGACATGGCTGACCGGAAACACACCGATAATCCGCAGCTCGGGCCCGGCAAGCGGAATGGAGATGACAATCGACCGGGCCCCGCTCACGTCAGCAAGCCGGTTGATGGATCCGCCTGAGGTCCATGCGCCCAGACCCATCTGTTCAGCGTTGGCGCCGTACGCTTCGGCGATATTATCCGAGACGATCCGCCCGCCACCGTCCACGATGTATACGTTACCAATAGTGCCTGAGACGGCATCCCGCATCGACTTAAACAGCTCGCTCTCCGTAATTTCAATTTCCACCATCCCGGCGATGCCGAAATCATGGAACGAATAGATTTTCCGGTTAAATGAAAGTACATCCGCCACCGGCGATACATCCGGGCGCTCAAGCAGCAGCTTCTCCTTGTGCATACTCCGCCATTCGGATTTGGTGCTGTTATCGTTCAGCAGGGAGCGGTAATTGTCATCTTCTGCGATCCGGCGGATACTGAAAAACCCGTCATACCCTCCGTACAGCTCGGGAATTTGCGGATTGGTCATATAAACATGGATGGAGTGGATGTAAGGATTCTGCCTCATAATATTGTCAATGGTCGGCGCGACATTGTCGCGGTAATCCTGCAATTGAAAGCTCTCATTGATAAAATCGCTGTCAAGCAGCGTCTGGATCCGTGAGTCAAAGGCGATGATCTGCGAAATATTCTCCGTCATCTTGACCTTCTCCTCAATGCTGCTCTTGGTCTGCAGCAGGTTCTGCTCCATGATGGTCTGAGCCTGCTCAATCGCCGATTCCGCCGCCTGCCGGTAGAGGGTATAGCCGGTCAGCAGCAGCGACACAAACAATATGGAAACAAAAATAATGACAAATTTCGAGGTCACGCTCCAATGCTGATAAAAACGTACAAATCGCACCATGCCGGTCCACCCTCCTGTTACGTTCACCGCCCTCCCATTGTACAACTCCCTATGTGCTTCCGCTAGCTCCTTTCCAAACACAAAACAGGCCGCCGGATGAGCCCGGCGGCCTATAAATTCGTACAGCTAGCTGGTCCGGTGCGGCATTACCGCCCCTTGCGGCGGTTTCCCAGCCACAACGGGAACCTGAAAATGAAATTGATCAGCAGGACTACAAAGACAAGCACTGCCGCCGACTTGTCGGCAATTTGCCGCGCATCCTCGACGATCGCCTCGGATTGTACATACCACAGATGCACCGCCAGAGTCTCACCCGGCGAGAACAGATTGAAGTCCCACATTTCGCCGGAGGTACTGAGGCCTGCGGTCAGGATAATGACCGCAGACTCCCCGAACGCGCGTCCGGCCACCAGACAGATGCCTGTGACAATGGCAGGCATAGCCACCGGCAGCACCACCTTGCGGATGACGTGGAATTTGGTCATCCCCAGTGCGTAGCCGGCTTCGCGGATGTCGCCGGGAACCGCGCGCACGGCTTCTTCCGTTACGCGGGCCAGCATCGGCAGGTTAAGCAGCGCCAGGGAGACGCCGCCACCGAGAATGGTCAGGCCGATATTGAAATATTCGGCGAAGATTGCCAGGCCCAGCATCCCGAATACAATCGAAGGCACGGAGGACAGCGACTCCACACAAATGCGCAGTGCACCGGTAAAACGGTTGTCCGGCGCGTATTCTGCCATATAAATTCCGGCCCCTACACCGATCGGAATTGAAATCAGCAGGGAGATAAACAGAATGTAGAAGGAATTGAACAGTACCGGGCCAATTCCGCCTCCGGGATCAATCTCCTCCGGCTGCTTAATCAGGAAATCGGGTCTAAGCGCAGGTAAACCTTTGCTTAGAATGGTAAAGAGCAGCCAGAAAATCAGCAGCATGACCAGCGCTCCCAGTGTATAGAAGCCGATGGTTGCAATTTTGTTGCGCCGCTGCGCACGTGCAGTATAACGTGTACGGGTAAAACCGGTCATTATGCATCCCCCCGTTTCCGGCCGAGCACGCGGATTACAAAAATCAGCACAAACGAAATCAGCAGCAGCAGGAAGGCCATCATATGCAGCGCGTAATTCCAGGAGGAATCAAACTCCACATTGGAGATCTGCATGACAATATTGCTGGTCAGCACCGAGGACGGTGTGAACAAGGTTTTGGCCAGCTGCGGCGTATTGCCGATAACCATGACAACCGCCATCGTCTCACCGACTGCACGGGTCATGCCGAGGATAATAGCCGAGATAATTCCCCGTTTAGCCGCAGGCAGCACTACACGCATAATCACTTGCAGACGGGTAGACCCCAGGGCGTAGGCAGCGTCACGGTATTTGCGCGGAACGGCAATAATGGCGTCATCGCTGATCCGGCAGATTGTTGGCAGCACCATTAGCGCAAGCACTAGCGCAGCCGCCAGCAGCCCGTCGCCAAGTCCTTCCCCGCTGACCCTGCGCAGAAATGGAAGCAATACCGTGAGGCCCAGATAGCCGTATACTATGGAAGGTATGCCGACGAGCAGATCAAGCACCGGACGGATAAAGCTCTTCAGCCACTTCGGAGCGATCTCCGCGCAGAGCACGGCCATCCCGACCGAGACCGGCACCGCGATCAGCAGGGTTAGTGCGGTCAGGGACAATGTATTTACGATAAAGGCTGCAGCTCCAAAAGCATCCTCCTCCGGTGTCCAGTTGAAGGACAGGAAGAATTCTGCCGGAGAGACGTGTGCGAACAGGAGCAGCGCCGTTTTTCCGATGAATACAACTACTAGTCCAAGCACAAAACAAAGTGCAAGGATGCTGAATAAGAAATAAAAGCGGGATAATTTATTGCCGAGCAGATGTCTGCGGTGGCGCTTTTCATTTACGCTGCTTTGCATTTGAGCTGCACGCTTAGGTGTTTTTGATGCCAGGCTTTGGACTGGTGCCCCCATACTTTCCCTCCTGTAAGCGGCCACCCCCGTACATTCCGGAGCTGGCCGCTGTTACCGTTCAATATAATGAAGCTGCTTGGTTTAGCCTTTCATTGCTGCAATCGGAATGAACTTAAGCTTTTTAAGCGATCCGTTCTGGAATTTCTTGCTCTGTACATATTCGATGAATTCTTTGGTTGCGCCGGTCGGCTGGCCTTTGGTCATGTAGTAGCCGTATGCCCAAATCTTGTACGAGCCGTTGATTACGTTATCCGTAGTAGCGGCCACACCGTTAAATTTAACAGCCTTGATGTCGCTGCCGGTTACATAGACGAGGTCGATGTAGCCAATGGAGTTAGGTGTAGTTGCAACCGCCGTTTTCATGTCACCGCTGGAGCCGGTTTCCTTATAATTTTTCTCTTTTTTCACGATATCTCCGCCGCCCAGTGCCTTAGCCTGGTAGTTAACGCGTGTACCGGAACCGAATGAACGGGTAATCACTACGATGTTGGCATCCGATCCGCCGACATCCTTCCAGTTGGTGATTTTGCCGGAGAAAATGCCTGCCAGCTGTTCGGTAGTCAGATTGTCTACACCGACATTTTTGTTCACGATAGTGGCAAAAGGAATGACCGCTACTTTGTTCGCTACCTGTCCTTCAAATGCTTTGAAGCCCGGTACGTCAATGCTGGCATCCCAGTCGCAGGCGCCGATATCGGCGATGCCTTTCTTCACGGCCTGTGGTCCGGTAACCGAACCTTTGCCGGAAGCGGCGATTTTCACTTTTGGATGCAGCTTCTGGAATTCTTTGGCTGCCTGCAGCGTGAGCGGAAGCAGTGCTGTGGAGCCGTTGACTGTGATTTTACCCTTGAGGCTGTCAGCCGCTGCAGCAATCCCTGCAAAAGATGCTGTTACCGCGATGACCGCTGTCAGTGCTGTTACCGTTAATTTTTTGAAAACCTTCATGAAATAATTCTCCTCCCGGCGTTTGCGCCGTTATATTGTGTGGGTGTGGGTGGACTTGCTTATTTGGTGAGCTGAAGTGCCTGGCCGTTCTGGATCAGGAGCACTTTGCCGTCACTTACGATAGCCAGCTTGCTGCCGTCATGGGAAACCGCTACTTCCGAGACATCTTCGGTAGTGTGGAAGAGCGACGTTTTGCTGCCGTTTGCGTCGATCGAATAAATGGTGGTGCTTCCGTCAGCTGCCGTACCGGACACAATAAGACCAGTGGCTACGCCGGTAGACCAGGAAGGCTCCACATCAAGCGCGATGTTGGTAATGGCACCGTCCGCTGCAATGGATTTCAGGGTGTTCGCCGCATTTCCGTCCGGATCTGCGCTCAGGTAGGCTACAGTACCATTTGCCAAAATTTCCGGATACAGTTTGTTATCCAGCGCTGTAGTCAGAGCTGCCGGCTTCGCGTCTTTAGTGGAGAGGTCCAGCTTGTACAATTGCTCTCCGGCTTTGCTGAAGTCTACGGTCAGTGAATCTTCCGTGCTGTCAGCATCATTCTTGGCAACACCAGTTACATTGACAATGTAGACCACGCTTTTCGCATCAGCAGACAGCCGAAGCTCCGATTTATTCTCCACTTTATCTTCAAGAATGGTTTTGACGGCTCCGGTCTCTACAGAGATTTGGCCAATCTTCTCCTGCTTGTCGCCCTGGATGAAGTAGATCGTTTTGCCGTCCTGCGACCAGACCAGATCCACCTTCACGCTCGTATCCGTACCCAGAGGGGAGATCGCGCCGCTCGATAGGCTGATCAGATTCAGCTGGCCTTTGTCATCGGTGAACGCACCCCATTTCTGATCTGGGGATACAGCGAAATCCAGTGCACTTTCATTAGAAGAGAAAACATCATATACGCCAGGGAAGGCGCTGAATTTGAGCAGCTGGGCGGTTTCCGAATCGCTCCGGTTCGCAATGATGCTTCCATCGGCGTTCCAGTGCAGCGTATCGAACTGGCCTTCCGGACGGGCAAAGCTCAGAATCGACTGGTCTTCAGCCGTAAGCTCACCGCCAAGGGCAGTAACCAGCTTGGTCAGCTCTACGTATACTTTTCCGTTATAGAGTACAGGGGCTACCGTGAACTGCTGCGATACTCCGTCCACCAGATAGCTTTTGGCACCCGCCTGAAGCTGTACGGTATGTAATCCTTTACTGTCATTCAATTCAAAACCGTTGCTGCTGAGGATCACTTTGGCTCCTAGCTCCCCGGCCACTTCACTAAGGGAATACAGCTTGTAGCCTCTGCTGTCTATTGTGCTGAACGCAACCGGCAGGCTGTTGACTTTCCATGTCGCCTT of the Paenibacillus pedocola genome contains:
- a CDS encoding extracellular solute-binding protein — protein: MKGKGLKISALAILAMSMLAGCGSGNSANNNTNTPAETAAANSGNAQASAPAESNGPSWQKDTSPFTFTQYFYGNWASNYLWKDQFAMKLATEKTGVTIDRKLATGSDDDYLNTMIASGDLPDTIMLDWNNPAVTKLIKNGMVYSMDELMEKYAPDFKAQLDPDMVKYHSIDGKLWYLPNLYETADRLTSGVPITPIRPWFIRSDIYAAIGSPAIQTPDDLVSALKLAKEKFPDVSPVGVEFFDVAKNGFHGSNSMDYLIYSFSPHLLEEQVKDDQQIVQYPMRNKGFIDAFRFLNKLSLEGLFDPQLLIYKQEQYEEKLYGAQYAVASQYMNNMYTQYNPKIESTLGKEQAYTILDGLKVNGQDPRYPASRLMGWQGLFITKNAKNPERIIQFAEYAWSDEGQMDMRYGTEGETYDMVDGLPKYKQDILDMSVKDNATFNSKYGFNDSTLLFRAGKLWDDASARDLKESQPVQYEAMKMLEKYNFDNYSLGMENLEPDGATAEGTINAKVKDLWNKTIPKLILSKSDAEFDSAYNEFVKQMDQVGAEKVEKVMYQRHLEDLKKKGL
- a CDS encoding carbohydrate ABC transporter permease, coding for MLTHSRSLGSRAFDVFNIIVMLALCLITLYPFYNILITSFNDPADAARGGITFWPRVFSIDNYRIVFQDENMLRAFIVTLARTILGTATAVLFTGAFAYGISKTELVGRRVFLIMAIVTMYFSGGIIPYYLVVAKYLHLKGHFLVYIIPNLFNVFNAIIMLTFFKALPKEIEESAKIDGANDLRIFFQLVLPVSKPVLATIALYNAVFHWNSWYDAMLFGGDKLLTLQQILMQIISSNSNVSQLASQLGYGAVSAASLKLATMVITTLPIVFTYPFVQKYFVQGVMIGSVKG
- a CDS encoding ABC transporter permease translates to MSSIPAKHRLRNRIWQQRYLLILTLPVVLWMIVFNYIPMYGLIIAFQEYTPFQGFIHSPWLGFGNFRELFADPTFRDSLYNTFKISIAKLVFGFPAPIILALLLNELVFKRFKRIVQSLTYLPYFVSWVLVVGFMYTLLDPDTGVISKLLVNLGIIGSDTMLMGDSHSFLVLVVFTEIWKNIGWNSIIYLAAIAGIDPQLYEAAVVDGANRFRRVWHITLPALKPTIIILLILSIGGLVNSNFDQMFMMQNSLTQDAANVLSVYSYKMGLVAGRFSYGTAIGLFQSIVAFVLMYIANFTSNKITKESLF
- a CDS encoding response regulator gives rise to the protein MFTMLIVEDERWEREGLVEFLDWPALGVGTVETAFDGIDGLEKALLLQPDIIVTDIQMPGMNGLDMAKQIRDKLPQVHIVILTGYDDFEYAREAIRFHAAEYLLKPVEEQEMLAVMTRVVARCQEERLLRLEEAHKLDLLEAGHLAFLRHALGDLLSGRTEGLGVAAELELYLTRYGEQTPEAYALVAVRTPADIGNERLERRAEEALGLPVLAVALPEGGNAGFALLYALDAGEEKRQQELAHLLWSGLAGEEGTDPQALGNSADGGWILVCGYSAQLLEQLPEACVQAARSLRHAVWNGLSGIVAAEEEEAARMRFALDPEGLSRGFKELEKRIRSALGNGRLQEAGAVTEEVFDLIAAYPGAGRPYVGGLLSGLIDHLQALAAPGHPGQPDKAPGSLEELLACESREQMKKQMLSRLQDIASRLQEKREHKDEYVAHRVIRLVEERYGNPELSLAYLAAEVFVSPNHLGMLFKKNTGRTPIEYIQDYRLSRAEDLLRTTKLRVSVIAEKVGIPNTSYFGTLFKQAYGMSPGEYQIVSQR
- a CDS encoding sensor histidine kinase — translated: MVRFVRFYQHWSVTSKFVIIFVSILFVSLLLTGYTLYRQAAESAIEQAQTIMEQNLLQTKSSIEEKVKMTENISQIIAFDSRIQTLLDSDFINESFQLQDYRDNVAPTIDNIMRQNPYIHSIHVYMTNPQIPELYGGYDGFFSIRRIAEDDNYRSLLNDNSTKSEWRSMHKEKLLLERPDVSPVADVLSFNRKIYSFHDFGIAGMVEIEITESELFKSMRDAVSGTIGNVYIVDGGGRIVSDNIAEAYGANAEQMGLGAWTSGGSINRLADVSGARSIVISIPLAGPELRIIGVFPVSHVVDKVQDSLYTTLIVLAAALLLLSLLVYFVTVKLLSRMKLLLKAMKQVREDSLSVSVPVTGNDEFSQMTHSFNHMTRRIHDLVERVYKSELLEREAEVKALEAQINPHFLYNTLATISWAARKANAPDVTRISDSLAKFYRLVLNKGSSETLVAGELEMVKAYLVIQKFRFEERFDAVFEIEDAVLEFVTLKNILQPLVENALVHGIEPKRSHGTIIIKAGVEDGWVVLRIIDDGVGMARQRLADVREERPLESAGSGYALANITSRLRSHYGEEYRLELFSRPGIGTVITISFKARRLI
- the pstA gene encoding phosphate ABC transporter permease PstA → MTGFTRTRYTARAQRRNKIATIGFYTLGALVMLLIFWLLFTILSKGLPALRPDFLIKQPEEIDPGGGIGPVLFNSFYILFISLLISIPIGVGAGIYMAEYAPDNRFTGALRICVESLSSVPSIVFGMLGLAIFAEYFNIGLTILGGGVSLALLNLPMLARVTEEAVRAVPGDIREAGYALGMTKFHVIRKVVLPVAMPAIVTGICLVAGRAFGESAVIILTAGLSTSGEMWDFNLFSPGETLAVHLWYVQSEAIVEDARQIADKSAAVLVFVVLLINFIFRFPLWLGNRRKGR
- the pstC gene encoding phosphate ABC transporter permease subunit PstC, producing the protein MGAPVQSLASKTPKRAAQMQSSVNEKRHRRHLLGNKLSRFYFLFSILALCFVLGLVVVFIGKTALLLFAHVSPAEFFLSFNWTPEEDAFGAAAFIVNTLSLTALTLLIAVPVSVGMAVLCAEIAPKWLKSFIRPVLDLLVGIPSIVYGYLGLTVLLPFLRRVSGEGLGDGLLAAALVLALMVLPTICRISDDAIIAVPRKYRDAAYALGSTRLQVIMRVVLPAAKRGIISAIILGMTRAVGETMAVVMVIGNTPQLAKTLFTPSSVLTSNIVMQISNVEFDSSWNYALHMMAFLLLLISFVLIFVIRVLGRKRGDA
- a CDS encoding phosphate ABC transporter substrate-binding protein, with the protein product MKVFKKLTVTALTAVIAVTASFAGIAAAADSLKGKITVNGSTALLPLTLQAAKEFQKLHPKVKIAASGKGSVTGPQAVKKGIADIGACDWDASIDVPGFKAFEGQVANKVAVIPFATIVNKNVGVDNLTTEQLAGIFSGKITNWKDVGGSDANIVVITRSFGSGTRVNYQAKALGGGDIVKKEKNYKETGSSGDMKTAVATTPNSIGYIDLVYVTGSDIKAVKFNGVAATTDNVINGSYKIWAYGYYMTKGQPTGATKEFIEYVQSKKFQNGSLKKLKFIPIAAMKG